The following proteins are co-located in the Polystyrenella longa genome:
- a CDS encoding SGNH/GDSL hydrolase family protein, translating to MTQTFRTRTRSIRSGLSILALTCFSSGLFFTDALKAEETKQSFTSAVLDPIWQTEQLREPILFLQEEGQLPTGKLFFTPKKIVAVESATRKIVFEEGTDFRWDAEKNQLVLPEGSRIPRLTTEELYPLMTSDTPKIGKPGAPSDTGRGVYFDNKDGYHQLQVEVIYETEPGQWKGPVTKYATDSLPHTTANLKQAKPVKIFLLGDSISEGYNASAYSKAAPGCPAYGELTAMTLESATGSDVDFRNFAVGGWQASQGVKRVDEEKLAEEKPDLVIIAFGMNDVWRKDAAAFKKNIKEIIDAFRAKNSECEFLLISTMLGNENWGMPMDQFYTYRTALKELTGPGIALADLTAVWEEFLKRKTFYDLTGNGVNHPNDFGHIIYAQVLSRMLLDDSAYEVN from the coding sequence ATGACACAGACTTTCCGCACCCGTACTCGATCAATTCGATCCGGCCTTTCCATCCTCGCCCTCACCTGCTTTTCATCAGGGTTATTTTTCACTGATGCCCTGAAGGCTGAGGAAACAAAGCAGTCCTTTACCTCTGCCGTTCTCGACCCGATCTGGCAGACGGAACAACTGCGTGAACCCATTTTATTTCTGCAAGAGGAAGGACAACTTCCAACTGGTAAACTCTTCTTCACGCCTAAAAAGATTGTTGCCGTTGAAAGTGCGACGCGGAAAATTGTGTTTGAAGAGGGAACGGACTTTCGCTGGGATGCTGAAAAGAACCAACTCGTGCTTCCTGAAGGAAGTCGCATTCCGCGTCTGACTACGGAAGAACTTTATCCGTTGATGACTTCCGACACGCCCAAGATTGGAAAACCGGGTGCCCCGAGTGATACGGGACGCGGCGTTTATTTCGACAACAAAGATGGCTACCACCAGCTTCAAGTGGAAGTGATTTATGAAACAGAACCTGGCCAATGGAAAGGACCTGTTACTAAATACGCGACCGATTCCTTGCCCCACACGACTGCCAATTTAAAACAAGCGAAGCCAGTCAAAATCTTCCTGTTAGGGGATAGCATCTCCGAAGGTTACAACGCGAGCGCTTACTCTAAGGCAGCGCCTGGTTGCCCCGCTTATGGAGAATTGACGGCGATGACTCTGGAGTCAGCAACCGGAAGCGATGTCGACTTCCGGAATTTCGCTGTCGGTGGATGGCAAGCAAGCCAGGGAGTCAAACGAGTCGATGAAGAAAAGTTGGCAGAAGAAAAACCAGACTTGGTCATCATTGCGTTTGGCATGAATGACGTCTGGCGCAAAGATGCAGCCGCCTTCAAAAAGAACATCAAAGAAATAATCGACGCATTTCGTGCCAAGAATTCAGAGTGTGAGTTTTTACTGATTTCCACAATGCTGGGGAACGAAAACTGGGGCATGCCGATGGACCAGTTTTACACGTATCGCACAGCCCTGAAAGAACTGACAGGGCCCGGAATCGCGCTGGCAGATCTGACCGCTGTGTGGGAAGAGTTTCTAAAACGGAAAACCTTCTACGACCTGACTGGCAACGGAGTGAATCATCCGAATGACTTCGGACATATTATTTACGCCCAGGTACTTAGCCGGATGCTGTTGGACGATTCCGCGTATGAGGTCAATTAG
- a CDS encoding DUF1501 domain-containing protein has product MKNKFDRRQFLQGLSAAGASALFAQQPQLLRAQESNPAIDPTADSVILLWMGGGMAHTETFDPKRYTPFEPGMKSDTVLSTFPSIPTALDGVQFSDGLENLASIIDKGTLIRSHVVGDLGKILHSRHQYHWHTGYEPPLTVAAPHLGAWIAHALGPKNPAVPAFIDIGQRYEGNGEAEELKAFQTGGCLGSEYGPFRVPNPDQATNAVRPPAGMSKERFKRRYKAYQKLVQQSPVLQEASDYQQESLLRSMDNAYRLLSSPAAEAFDLAKEPQEKLDIYNTGRFGQGCLLARRLVERGARFIELTTEYVPFLHWDTHDNGYTRLKTLKPEIDRPIAQLILDLEERGLLDRTLVILASEFSRDMMVEGKPDNKVPEQVPQPDVIQELKHYGMHRHFTGAGSVLMFGGGAKKGLVYGKTADERPCTTIENPVTITDLHSTILHMLGIPATFGIDVQQRPFYATKDGLGKPVSDLIG; this is encoded by the coding sequence ATGAAGAATAAATTCGACCGACGTCAATTTCTGCAAGGCCTTTCCGCTGCTGGAGCGAGTGCGTTATTTGCCCAACAGCCTCAATTGCTCCGCGCTCAAGAGTCAAACCCAGCCATCGATCCGACCGCCGATTCGGTTATTCTCCTGTGGATGGGAGGAGGAATGGCTCATACGGAAACGTTTGATCCCAAACGTTACACGCCGTTCGAGCCTGGTATGAAATCCGATACGGTTTTGAGTACGTTCCCTTCCATACCGACGGCATTGGATGGGGTCCAGTTTTCCGATGGTTTGGAAAACCTGGCTTCGATTATCGATAAAGGAACGCTGATTCGGTCTCATGTGGTGGGAGACTTAGGAAAGATTCTGCACTCGCGGCATCAATACCATTGGCACACCGGATACGAACCACCGTTGACAGTGGCGGCGCCGCATCTGGGGGCGTGGATTGCTCATGCCCTTGGCCCGAAAAACCCAGCCGTGCCAGCGTTTATCGACATCGGACAACGGTACGAAGGAAATGGCGAAGCGGAAGAACTGAAAGCATTTCAGACAGGGGGATGTCTCGGTAGTGAATACGGTCCGTTCCGCGTGCCGAACCCCGATCAGGCAACTAACGCGGTTCGCCCCCCAGCCGGGATGAGTAAGGAACGATTCAAACGTCGCTATAAAGCGTATCAGAAACTCGTCCAGCAAAGTCCCGTCTTGCAGGAAGCGAGTGATTATCAACAGGAATCACTACTGCGATCGATGGACAATGCCTATCGGTTGTTGAGCTCTCCCGCGGCTGAAGCGTTCGACCTGGCGAAAGAGCCGCAGGAAAAACTAGACATTTATAATACGGGACGGTTTGGTCAAGGGTGTCTACTTGCCCGTCGGTTGGTGGAGCGGGGGGCTCGGTTTATTGAATTGACGACCGAGTACGTTCCCTTCCTGCATTGGGATACGCATGACAACGGATATACCCGTTTGAAAACATTGAAGCCGGAAATCGATCGCCCAATTGCTCAATTGATCCTGGATCTTGAAGAACGTGGACTACTGGATCGAACGTTAGTCATACTGGCGAGCGAATTCAGCCGGGACATGATGGTGGAAGGGAAACCGGACAACAAAGTGCCCGAGCAGGTTCCGCAACCCGATGTGATTCAGGAACTCAAGCACTACGGGATGCACCGTCATTTCACCGGGGCAGGCAGTGTCTTGATGTTCGGTGGTGGAGCGAAGAAGGGGCTTGTGTACGGGAAAACAGCTGACGAACGCCCCTGTACAACGATTGAAAACCCGGTAACCATCACAGATCTGCATTCCACTATCCTGCACATGCTGGGAATACCGGCGACTTTTGGAATCGATGTGCAGCAGCGCCCATTTTATGCGACGAAAGATGGGCTGGGTAAACCCGTGAGCGATTTGATTGGTTGA
- a CDS encoding PSD1 and planctomycete cytochrome C domain-containing protein — translation MLRHRGILSVLLLLVLSCAVKSAAADEKKVSFNKYVKPILMQRCAGCHSGAEPKGGFSLATRELLMQGGDSGPAIDEEKPATSNFLSRIHETDANLVMPPQGKPLDDEQKQILTQWLEEGVAWPEGFVFRSAKTAPLELQPVDVPNVTGLENPVDRVLFDYLNKHQVSINELVDDRVYARRVSLDLVGLLPSPEELELFVKDDSPDKKEKLVERLLADREAYADHWLTFWNDSLRNAYHGTGFIDDGRRQITGWLYKALFENKPYDEFVYELLSGSSGAEGFTRGIQWRGVVNASQRTEVQAAQNLGQVFLGINLKCASCHDSFISDWKLDDAWALSAVFATEPLEVHHCDTATGEFAEVGFLFPQLGTIDATVSREERMDQLANLVVKPENGRLARTIVNRLWSTLMGRGLIEPVHEMDRQPWHPELLEWLAADLVAHDYDLKRTLKIICNSRVYQMPSVAELPPEEEFVEFRGPVVKRLSAEQYLDAISVLIHQWQPAQSPEQTKDGRGQGGQYGAILAVLKENGEDKPADEIRASLSNRDPLMAALGRPNREQVVMQRDTFATTLQALELTNGETLDTLLKTGAEYWKANGPEEVDRLIREIYILSLSREPTEKELLIAQELIGPEKDSEGVQDLLWIIVMLPEFQLIR, via the coding sequence ATGTTAAGACACCGCGGAATTCTCTCGGTTTTGCTGCTGCTTGTCCTATCTTGTGCTGTGAAATCGGCAGCAGCGGATGAGAAGAAGGTTAGCTTCAATAAATACGTCAAACCGATTTTAATGCAACGATGTGCCGGCTGTCATTCGGGAGCCGAGCCCAAAGGGGGTTTCTCTCTGGCGACACGCGAGTTATTAATGCAGGGCGGGGATTCTGGACCGGCGATAGATGAAGAGAAACCCGCCACTTCGAACTTTCTCTCGCGTATTCATGAGACAGATGCAAACTTGGTTATGCCGCCTCAAGGTAAGCCCTTGGACGACGAGCAAAAACAGATTCTCACGCAGTGGCTTGAAGAGGGAGTTGCCTGGCCGGAGGGTTTTGTTTTTCGTAGTGCCAAGACGGCTCCATTGGAACTTCAGCCAGTCGATGTTCCTAATGTCACGGGACTTGAGAATCCGGTTGATCGCGTTCTATTCGATTATTTGAACAAGCATCAAGTTAGCATCAACGAGCTGGTAGATGATCGTGTTTACGCTCGACGGGTTTCGCTCGACTTAGTAGGACTGTTACCTTCGCCTGAAGAACTTGAACTGTTTGTCAAAGATGATTCGCCAGACAAAAAAGAAAAACTGGTTGAGCGTCTCCTCGCTGATCGCGAGGCTTACGCCGATCACTGGTTAACCTTTTGGAACGATTCACTGCGGAATGCCTATCACGGAACCGGTTTTATTGATGATGGTCGTCGTCAGATTACGGGTTGGTTGTACAAAGCTCTCTTTGAAAATAAGCCCTATGATGAATTCGTCTATGAACTATTAAGCGGCTCTTCTGGTGCGGAAGGGTTTACGCGTGGAATTCAGTGGCGAGGTGTGGTGAATGCCAGCCAACGGACCGAGGTACAGGCGGCACAAAACCTGGGGCAAGTCTTTCTGGGGATCAACCTGAAATGTGCCAGCTGTCACGATAGTTTCATATCCGATTGGAAGCTTGATGACGCCTGGGCTTTATCGGCTGTCTTCGCCACGGAACCGTTGGAAGTTCACCACTGTGATACGGCGACCGGCGAATTCGCCGAAGTCGGTTTTCTTTTTCCCCAATTGGGAACCATCGACGCGACAGTGAGTCGCGAAGAGAGAATGGACCAACTCGCGAATTTAGTCGTGAAACCAGAGAACGGTCGACTCGCGAGGACAATCGTAAACCGATTATGGTCGACCCTCATGGGCCGTGGATTGATTGAACCGGTTCACGAGATGGATCGTCAACCGTGGCACCCGGAGTTACTGGAATGGTTGGCTGCCGATTTGGTTGCACACGATTACGACCTTAAACGAACACTCAAAATTATTTGCAATTCGCGTGTCTATCAAATGCCTTCCGTCGCGGAGCTGCCACCGGAAGAAGAGTTCGTGGAATTCCGTGGTCCAGTTGTCAAACGTCTTTCGGCGGAACAGTATCTGGATGCGATTTCCGTGCTCATTCATCAATGGCAACCAGCTCAGTCGCCCGAACAGACTAAAGATGGGCGCGGTCAGGGAGGACAGTATGGCGCGATTCTGGCAGTTCTGAAAGAAAACGGAGAGGACAAGCCGGCGGATGAAATCCGGGCGAGTCTGTCGAATCGAGATCCACTGATGGCGGCTCTTGGTCGTCCTAACCGTGAACAGGTTGTAATGCAGCGGGATACATTCGCAACGACATTACAGGCGTTGGAATTAACCAACGGAGAAACGCTGGACACGTTACTGAAAACTGGAGCCGAGTACTGGAAAGCGAATGGACCGGAAGAAGTTGACCGATTGATTCGTGAAATATACATACTTTCCCTGTCACGTGAACCGACCGAAAAGGAATTACTTATCGCTCAGGAGTTGATCGGACCAGAAAAAGATTCAGAAGGGGTACAGGATCTTCTCTGGATTATCGTGATGTTGCCCGAGTTTCAGCTCATCCGATAA
- a CDS encoding DUF1559 family PulG-like putative transporter — translation MNYQHRRSAFTLVELLVVMAIISVLLGLLLPAVQQAREAARRTTCRNKLRQIGIALHGYESLHRVMPPGYLYMNGEDYQALTGDLPDRTDEDNQLGFAWGAYVLPFLEQDNYYAMIDFERPPFDTANAEIRETQLGFFHCPSDTYSPDNWVVRDDTDPNDVERYATSSYCASWGPATSSVNLDATPELAEGVFYRNSATKIKDIQDGTTHTIAIGERTNGPIMGGLPPHPSFETSWLAAVRDIDTPGDDHGHMVLFDGQFTPNTAVGPGADRGVSAPHTSYGLFLFCDGSVHPVTENISVEVYSNLLTINGNEVVSYP, via the coding sequence ATGAATTACCAACATCGGCGGTCCGCTTTCACGCTGGTCGAATTACTGGTCGTGATGGCGATTATTTCGGTGCTGCTTGGACTGTTGTTGCCTGCTGTGCAGCAGGCGCGGGAAGCGGCCCGGCGGACGACATGTCGGAATAAACTGCGACAGATCGGAATCGCACTGCACGGATACGAATCGCTGCACCGGGTGATGCCGCCCGGTTATCTGTATATGAATGGTGAAGATTACCAGGCTCTTACGGGTGACCTGCCTGATCGAACGGATGAGGACAATCAACTTGGGTTTGCGTGGGGAGCTTATGTGCTACCGTTTCTGGAGCAGGATAATTACTACGCGATGATCGATTTCGAGCGGCCTCCATTCGATACAGCCAATGCGGAGATTCGCGAGACGCAGCTCGGTTTTTTCCATTGTCCCTCCGATACTTACTCGCCTGATAATTGGGTGGTGAGGGATGATACGGATCCGAATGATGTCGAAAGATATGCAACTTCCAGTTACTGCGCGAGCTGGGGACCGGCGACCTCGTCGGTGAATCTGGATGCGACTCCTGAATTAGCGGAAGGAGTCTTTTATCGGAACAGTGCGACAAAGATAAAAGATATTCAGGATGGAACAACGCACACCATTGCGATTGGAGAACGGACAAATGGCCCGATCATGGGAGGGCTTCCCCCGCACCCTTCATTCGAGACGTCCTGGCTGGCGGCGGTGCGTGATATCGATACGCCCGGAGACGATCATGGTCATATGGTGCTGTTCGATGGGCAGTTTACGCCAAATACGGCGGTCGGCCCGGGAGCGGACCGGGGAGTTTCTGCCCCTCATACGTCTTATGGTTTGTTTCTGTTCTGCGATGGATCCGTGCACCCTGTGACGGAGAACATTTCTGTCGAAGTTTATAGCAATCTGCTGA
- a CDS encoding DUF1569 domain-containing protein, producing MPQNNRRILRFVSLDEAVLDSQELLAQGYIAVGNWDLSQCCRHLSLWLTYPVEGFPPMPFPMNITAWIMKNTFAPRWLKKTLRSGVWPAGVPTDKRTVIAPGGDDSAAVMEFRVAVEKFQAYSGPIQPSPLFGDLDRETWKQVHLLHVAHHLSFLIPQEKSE from the coding sequence ATGCCCCAGAACAATCGCCGGATTCTCCGTTTTGTTTCACTTGATGAGGCTGTGCTCGATTCCCAGGAATTATTGGCTCAGGGATATATCGCAGTGGGAAATTGGGACCTGTCGCAATGTTGCCGCCATCTTTCGCTTTGGCTGACTTATCCAGTCGAGGGATTCCCACCGATGCCATTTCCGATGAATATTACCGCCTGGATCATGAAGAACACGTTCGCCCCAAGGTGGTTGAAGAAAACTCTCCGATCAGGCGTCTGGCCAGCCGGTGTTCCCACAGATAAACGAACTGTCATTGCCCCGGGAGGAGATGATTCTGCTGCTGTTATGGAATTCAGAGTGGCGGTAGAGAAATTCCAGGCTTACTCGGGGCCGATACAGCCCTCCCCTTTATTTGGCGATCTCGACCGGGAGACATGGAAGCAGGTGCATTTGCTGCACGTGGCCCATCACCTCAGTTTTCTGATTCCTCAAGAGAAATCTGAATAA